The sequence below is a genomic window from Glandiceps talaboti chromosome 14, keGlaTala1.1, whole genome shotgun sequence.
GAAATGTCAGGCGTGGTATGAGAAAAGTGAGTTTCAGAGCAAAATCTGGATCGCACGCTATAGGGCTGGTACAATCCGTTTTCTAATCCTTGCATATcaccatgtatatgtacatagatCACTAACAACTTTCCACGCAAATAAATCATGGGTTTGTAGTGCATCATGAGGTAAATAAATGTACGATATTACACGCATGAACTCTCTCCTACGTGAAGATGAAAGATCTCGAAACCGTCGCTGGcatgacatacacacatttgaatattaacacaacaacaacaaacctgGGATATGGCGTTCAGGTATTTTATCTATCACAGACATATCTCAGACTTTCAGGTAAAATAAATGCAttatattcataaaacaatgaaatattcgTCATAAATAGCTCAATTTCCCTGAAAGAATGGCATCGGTCGACGAACGATGGACGCATGCGCACTTGGACGCAGTCTACGGATATGGACATATCGGAGGTGAGAActaaagtaaacaaacattcaTAGCACAATGCTTGGCTGCAAAAATTAATATTCACAGTATTTCTTCGGTATGTTTTTATCAGAAGAAATATTTGTGGACGATCTAATAATCGGTTGCCACTAGTACTGAGGTTGTGTTACATTGTGCGACATTCCACATATTTGTTGAGAGGACTGAgttgatatatatgataaatatgaaaacatcaCTTTTGCTATGTTTGTTGATATAACAactgaatataaaataaacagCAACGAAAAAGATCACTAACGTAAATCACTTTTAATCAAACTAAAACGTTTTTCTGTAGTACTTTCAATCGACGATCTTGCCGTCACAGTTTTCGATTCATATCATTGGTCTGTTATGTTCTGCGTCTTGCGTGCTATGACCATGTTTGTCAAGAAGAACTTTTTAGGGCGTTCACATGGTAACTTTGTTCTGTTTCGGGAAAGATTCTAAGTTCGAAGCATTACCATAGTTCGTCAACTTCGCGTTTAGTTTATTAGTTCGAAGCAGTACGATAGTTCGTGAACATCGTGTTTAGTTTCAGTCTGTAAAATACAAACTGTGTCAGTATGTTCTCTCAGTTTACTTCGCGTTATGAAGGTGTACATGAATTGGATATCAACCAGTCTCAGTGTAAGCCTGGTAAGTAGAtttaaaattattacaaatactTTGATTTTCTGATTTATAATAATGACAGCACATAGTGTACATTCTAAACATACAGCGTCTCCACATACCTACGTAGACCGGCTTACAGGTATATGCTAATTCTGGTTGTTTTTATCTTTCTTGTACAGAAGATAGGTATTTTCCTAGTCAAACTAAGTGGTTGAAGTGTGTGGACGTTGTGCTCGGGGTACCACGAAAGATGTCGTGCATCTTCAAACGGAACTCTTGGAAAACGTTGTGGTCCGCTGTCAAAAGCAAATTTCGATCTCCAGAAAACGAAGAAGGAGACGGAAGCAACAATGATAGTAGTCTAAGAGCTAATGGTGGTGGCGATATTGTTGGTGGTTTGATACCTTCTGGTGAGTAAACGAATCTCGTGACTGTCTAAACAAACTTTGAGATCTTCACACACATTCCTTTAACACTTTCGttttcatcaaatgttggaTAATACTAAACCAACTTCCATGATAGTAGAAATATTCCAATGAACTAAATGTTCAGGAAGTTTCGTCATCTGTGCCGATCAAGACGTCTCAGAATGACATTcataatttcttttttcaatttacAGATATAAACCTTGTCCCTTATGACAGTTGGGAAATGGTTGATGTGATTTACAGTGGTAAATTTACTTCTGTacataaagtaaaatatgaagACAAATTTGTGGCGATGAAACACATCAAACTTGGTCATGAGTTGAAACTAAGTGATATTCATAACGAATTGACATTGTTAAGGTGAGTGAACATAAAATATTGCAgatcaatatgtatatcataATCACTGGACGAAAAACATTTCCAATTtattaatgttagtttttatataataattttccactctttgctcaaagcgctttgcaattattacccctggaaCGGAACTTTATAGGCACAGCGCTAGCgtccctttatacttcctcaattcCCTGGAAAGCACTCATATAGTCCATTGCAGCGTATACAAACGCATGTGAATCAAAGAATTCAAATTGccacctctatcctaccaggtccccatttatacaactgggttgactagggCAAAACCCTGAGctgcccaaggactttaaccattcagaaacaaaggCAGCGAtgaggctcaaacctgcaacctgcagattcaaaacCGTTCGGCGACCGACATGACACCTTGCTGGCTCTAAGAAATGTGCCATGCATATATCTACATATGTGCCTAAATTTGATTAAATCTTGTACAGTAATGGTTCATCATCATTCTCTCTTTAGGGATATCACTCGTGACGGAAATGACAAGTTTACCCATTTGTACGGAGCAGCTACCGACGTATTCACCGTATCTATATTTATGACGTATATTTCTGGTGAGAGTACATTAGGTGATGTCATCGAAGACTTACAGGTGAGTTGGTGACCTGTGaccttatgacgtcatcataattCAATGgatattgaatttcattttcatgagatgtgaaatgataaatatgtatttcaagttccatttttttcatcaaacaGGTTGATTACACTGACAGAATTCGGTTAGCCATTCAGCTTTGTCAGGCTTCCGACTACTTGCACAACAAACTTGGTATCGTCCATAACGACATCAAGCCACACAATATTCTGGTAAGTATACGATAAATAAACAATTCGTCAATAACAAATAACGGGTAAAATCAAAACtaagcaaaatatttgaaatatattatatgtgtgtttccgataacacgaCCGAGCCTAGTTTAAGCTACAAATCATAAACAAGTTACTTCTCTTTCCTTGTAAATTTAAGATTCTTTTTGCATTCAAAGCCGACAAAATGGTGAAAAATTTACTTCAATTTCTGTGTAAATTTTCTTGCAAAGTACcatttaatatcaattttaagTCCTTTTTttagagagaaaccaggtcttttcaAACTGTAACTTGAGTTATACAGAGTAGTCTGCATATATTATGTTTGTCTACTTCACGTAATTCGGTTCAACTTTTTTCGAATTCACATCTCATCAAACTGTCACAGAGGGAATTATCACCAACGCATATCTTGTCTCTAGTCCAAAGCGCAAAACAaacgtaaaataaaatatcgaCCTACCaatcctattttctgaagtcatattATCAGAAACGaacattttgtgttgtttttgctCAATTCGTTAAATAATTAactcatttttgttgttgtaaattttgGGTACAATTGAGGCGTTATTTGGTTAGTAAAATAAGCGACCTTTCTGTTTAAAATGACTGCTAAACCATGATTAGCAATCGCGTAATGGTAACTCGAGAactactgtacatgtcaaattgtCTATATTGACAGAAAACAGTGGGAAATACAGAAGAAAGACATGGTATTGTTTGAAGATTTGATTGAATAACATTCGTGTATTCACAATTTACAGGTTGATGGTGATAAATTGATGCTGTGTGATTTTGGATATTCTGGTTGCATTGGATCAACCGATAATGTTGGTAATGGAACAATGCAATACATGGCGCCTGAAGCTGTACTAATGAAGTGTGAAACTTTACAGCCATCGCTTGACGTATGGTCGATAGCTGCTACCgttattgaaatgtttatagACGACCTGCCATGGCCAGAAattgacgacgacgacgatatTGAAGTCGAAATTGAATATTTACTCAAGAAATATCACAATGTACACCCCAGTGGGTTGAACCAAATTGGTGGTTATACATTGGTCGAGATACTACAGTCATGTTTCTATGCCCCTGACATGAGAGCAGGTCTGGGAGAAATAATCCCGAAATTTGAAAAGTTAATTCTCGAGTATGAGGATGAAATAGATTAATAGAATTATTTGTGTTTAAATTTTGAGAGACTTTTATTGTAGTTAAGGTATTAAAAGATTTCCTTTAACATTTTTAACTGTATTTTTCATGGTCTGTGTATCACTACTTGTCATGCCAAGCAGTTGGTTTAATACCATTGCTGATGTGCCATAAAATCaccatctgtgtgtgtatgtatgtatgtatgtatgtatgtatgtatgtatgtatgtatgtatgtatacaagtaataaatgccgtccgggtaaatacacgccgacgtaggaggcgtgtattgcccggATGGgatttatcttgtaccccggcaaataattcaatggtgtcatattcttccCAGGAAAAAATCCATACACTCagtgtttatgttttgattttcgacaagacaccctgacgccaacgtgacttccaatcgaagctgGCAAGTGTCAACAAACTGAATacacgcctgtgtcaacattcaatgtcacacacgttactatatcgctatgttgcacgacaaaaatagcaattacatcccaatgtacagtgtatttcataccactatgtatttgcttgatattattatgtaggacattcatattacaaactactaagtacgaaaaatataaaatactatagcaaaaataaaaaaatacttttggcctgaacggcttcccatagtctacctctcgcaagttgtagtaaaatacaccattcaaactacagtgcaataccgtccacaattattgtgacttttttgtcCATTCCGTCTTCATCCCTCTCCTCGGCCCAACTAGTCCAAACTTGCatgtcataacagcaaaccgtcgctttcTCCCTGCCAGCATTATACCGTCTCCTcggcccaactattccaaacttgcatgatgagctagtattttttctgtgtatttctgtgtatttttcagtacacttgtcttcagtttctgatctatgtcctcaaatgtcataacagcaaaccgttgttttctccctgccattataccgtctaccttgcaagtacaagttgtagtatgtgtattttattcaccttctaaatacactctgaggtaatgtttattattacgacAATAGttgtgaacggaagtcttatctgttcagtcacagtcaggggtcatgtttttgttatgattgtctgcgtctaatcactcttccctggatgccattaattggatctcatacacagcaaatacactcccgccaccgacatttgataaatttgctactctgctgatacaccggtcttcacgcttttccctgattggtcaatagccctcatttgtagctgtcagtcgaaatttaacgcccagccggagtacaagtatgtatgtatgtatgtatgtatgtatgtatgtatgtatgtatgtatgtatgtatgtatgtgtgtgtatgtatgtatgtatgtatgtatgtatgtatgtatgtatgtatgtatgtgtgtatgtgtgtgtttgtgtatgtatgtatgtatgtatgtatgtatgtatgtatgtatgtatgtatgtatgtatgtatgtatgtatgtgtgtgtgtttgtgtatgtatgtatgtatatatgtatgtatgtatgtatgtatgtatgtatgtatgtttggaaAGCATTTTGTCTCACTACTCTTGGCAGAATGTTTTCTTCAATCGTAGACTGAAATCTTACTGAATTATATCAAAACGTTGGAGAAAATCGAGAATTTTTAATCCTTTTGTCAGAACTAATTTCATAACCCCAGTTAATATTGTACATGGAATTTTCCACAATTTCAGTCCCGGATTAAAGACTACATTGAAAATTAATTGAATCTGGATTAGATTACAATTTCCTGCAATGTTGAATAtggttatcatgtttacatcataccCCTCAGAATTGGTTCTAATCATGTGATGACGCCATTGACGTCATCTGACAGcaaaaaagaattttaaaaatgcTGGAATAAATTAAGCATGTTTTCTGGCATTCGCCTGATTGAAACAATAAGTCATTAGTGAAATGTCAGGCGTGGTGGGGGAAAAGTGGGTTTTAGAGCAAAATCTGGATTGCACGCTATAGGGCTGGTACAATCCGCCTAGTAAACGTTTTCTAATCCGTGCATATcaccatgtatatgtacatagatCACTAACAACTTGCCATGCAAATAAAACATGGGTTTGTAGTGCATCGTGAGGTAACTGCACGGTATTACACGCATGAACTCTCTCCACGTACGTGAAGTCGAAAGATCTCGAAACCGTCGCTGGCATGACATacacatatttgaatattaacacaacaacaacaaacctgTGATATGGCGTTCAGGTATTTTATCTACGACGGACATATCTCAGACTTTCAGATAAAATAAATGCAttatattcataaaacaatgaaatattcgTCATCAATAGCTCAATTTCCCCGAAAAAATGGCATCGGTCGACTAACGATGGACGCATGCGCGCTTGGACGTAGTCTACGGATATGGACATATCGGAGGTGAGAActaaagtaaacaaacattcaTAGCACAATGTTTGGCTGCAAAAATTAATATTCACAGTATTTCTTCGGAATTTTTTGATCAGAAGAAATATTTGTGGACGATCTAATCGGTTGCCACTAGTACTGAGGCTGTGTTACATTGTGCGACATTCCACATTTCATGACAATCTGTACACATTGTTTGTTGAGAAGAgttgatatatatgataaatgtgAAAACATCACTTTTGCTGTGTTGATATAACAactgaatataaaataaacagaaaCGAAAAAGATCACTAACGTAAATCACTTTTAATCAAACTAAAACGTTTTTCTGTAGTACTTTCAATCGACGATCTTGACGTCACAGTTTTCGATTCATATCATTGGTCTGTTATGTTCTGCGTCTTGCGTGCTATGACCATGTTTGTCAAGAAGAACTTTTTAGGGCGTTCACATGGTAACTTTGTTCTGTTTCGGGAAAGATTCTAAGTTCGAAGCATTACCATAGTTCGTCAACTTCGCGTTTAGTTTATTAGTTCGAAGCAGTACGATAGTTCGTGAACATCGTGTTTAGTTTCAGTCCGTAAAATACAAACTGTGTCAGTATGTTCTCTCAGTTTATTTCGCGTTATGAAGGTTTACATGAATTGGATATCCACCAGTCTCAGTGTAAGCCTGGTAAGTAGacttaaaattattacaaatactttgattttgatatttataataCTGACAGCACATAGTGTACATTCTAAACACACAGCGTCTCCACATACCTAGTTACGTAGACCGGCTTACAGGTATATGCTAATTCCGGTTGTCTTTATCTGTCTTGTACAGAAGATAGGTATTTTCCAAGTCAAACTAAGTGGTTGAAGTGTGTGGACGTTGTGCTCGGGGTACCACGAAAAATGTCGTGTATCTTCAAACGGAACTCTTGGAAAACGTTGTGGTCCGCTGTCAAAAGCAAATTTCGATCTCCAGAAGATGAAGAAGGAGACGAAAGCAACAATGATAGTAGTCGAAGAGCTAATGGTGGTGGCGATATTGTTGGTGGTTTGATACCTTCTGGTGAGTAAACGAATCTCGTGACTGTCTAAACAAACTTTGAGATCTTCACACACATTCCTTTAACACTTTCGttttcatcaaatgttggaTAATACTAAACCAACTTCCATGATAGTAGAAATATTCCAATGAACTAAATGTTCAGGAAGTTTCGTCATCTGTGCCGATCAAGACGTCTCAGAATGACATTcataatttcttttttcaatttacAGATATAAACCTTGTCCCTTATGACAGTTGGGAAATGGTTGATGTGATTTACAGTGGTAAATTTACCTCTGTacataaagtaaaatatgaagACAAATTTGTGGCGATGAAACGCATCAAACTTGGTCATGAGTTGAAACTAAGTGATATTCATAACGAATTGACATTGTTAAGGTGAGTGAacataaaatattgcaaatcaatatgtatatcataATCACTGGACGAATCATATCTACATATGTGCCTAAATTTGATTAAATCTTGTACAGTAACGGTTCATCATCATTCTCTCTTTAGGGATATCACTCGTGACGGAAATGACAAGTTTACGCATTTGTACGGAGCAGCTACCGACGTATTCACCGTATCTATATTTATGACGTATATTTCTGGTGAGAACACATTGGGTGATGTCATCGATGACGAAGACTTACAGGTGAGTTGGTGACCTGTGaccttatgacgtcatcaacatttcatgaatattgaaTATCTTTTTCGTCATATGtgaaatgataaatatgtatttcaagtttaattttttttcatcaaacaGGTTGATTACACTGCCAGAATTCGGTTAGCAATTCAGCTTTGTCAGGCTACCGACTACCTGCACAACAAACTTGGTATCGTCCATAACGACATCAAGCCATACAATATTCTGGTAAGTATACGACAAATAACCAATTCGTCAAATAACAAATAACGGGTAAAATCAAAACTAagcaaaataattaaaatatatcatatgtgtgtgttttcgaTAACCCGACCTAGCCTACTTTAATCTACAAATCATAAACAAGTTACTTCTCTTTCcttgtaaatttaaaattctTTTTACCTTCAAAGCGGACAAAATGGTGAAAAATTTACTTCAATTTCTGTGTAAATTTTCTTGCAAAGTACcatttaatatcaattttaagtcccctttttttttagagagaaaccaggtcttttcaAACTGTAACTTGAGTTATACAGAGCAGTCTGGATATATTATGTTTCTCTACTTCACCTAATTCGGTTCAACTTTTTTCGAATTCTCATCTCATCAAACTGTCACAGAGGGAATTATCACCAACGCATATCTTGTCTCTAGTTCAAAGCGCAAAACAaacgtaaaataaaatatcgaCCTACCaatcctattttctgaagtcatgttatcagaaacgaatattttgtgttgtttttgctcaattaattaaataattaactcattttttggtaaattttggGTACAATTGAGGCGTTATTTGGTTAGTAAAATAAGCGACCTTTCTGTATAAAATGCCTGCTAAAATCATGATTAGCAATCGCGTAATGGTAAGTCGAGAactactgtacatgtcaaattgtCTATATTGACAGAAAACAGTGGGAAATACAGAAGAAAAACATAGTATTGTTTGAAGATTTGATTGAATAACATTCGTGTATTCACAATTTACAGGTTGATGGTGATAAATTGATGCTGTGTGATTTTGGATATTCTGGTTGCATTGGATCAACCGATAATGTTGGTAATGGAACAATGCAATACATGGCGCCTGAAGCTGTACTAATGAAGTGTGAAACTTTACAGCCATCGCTTGACGTATGGTCGATAGCTGCTACCGTTATCGAAATGTTTATAGATGACCTGCCATGGCCAGAAattgacgacgacgacgatatTGAAGTCATAGTTGAGCATTTACTCAAGAAATATCACAATGTACATCCCAGTGGATTGAACCAAATTGGTGGTTATACATTGGTCGAGATACTACAGTCATGTTTCTATGTCCCTGACATGAGAGCAGGTCTGGGAGAAATAATCCCGAAATTTGAAAAGTTAATTCTCGAGTATGAGGATGAAATAGATTAATAGAATTATTTGTGTTTAAATTTTGAGAGACTTTATCGTAGTTAAGGTATTAAAAGATTTCCTTTAACATTTTTAACTGTATTTTTGATGGTCTGTGTATCACTACTTGTCATGCCAAGCAGTTGGTTTAATACCATTGCTGATGTGCCATAAAATCGCCAtctgtgtgtgttgtatgtatgtatgtatgtatgtatgtatgtatgtatgtatgtatgtatgtatgtatgtatgaatgtatgtatgtatgtatgtatgtatgtatgtatgtgtgtgtatgtatgtatgtatgtatgtatgtatgtatgtatgaatgtatgtatacaagtatgtatgtatgtatgtatgtatgtaggcatgtaggtatgtatgtatgtatgtatgtatgtatgtatgtttggaaAGCATTTTGTCTCACTACTCTTGGCAGAATGTTTTCTTCAGTCTTAGACCAAACTTTTACAGAATTTTATCAAAAAGTTGGAGAAAATCAAGAATTTTTAAGAACAATATTTTGGTTGccaaagtatttattttgataccCATTCAGTCCTTTAGTCAGAACTATTTTCATAACCCCTGTTAATATTGTACATGGAATTTTCCACAATTTCTGTCCAggatttgaaaataattttctCCCTGCCCCAAttcaaattgtttttgtaaagaCTACATTAAAAATTACCGGAAAGGCAAAAAAGAATTTTTTGCATTgagaaaaaagagaaaaagcTGAAATGACCATGGAGAGAATTTTTTGTCCGAAATAAACGACTGAATGGTTTAACCGAAAACGTTCTTATTTTGGTGTTAGTGTTATTGGTGAAAATGTTGTggtaatgtatgtaagagttcactcagtgtgtatgtacaccaacgtagaatccagtcatgtgggGAGTTTAAATTTGCTCTCACTTTCCTCCTACCACGCCTAGCATTTCACTATAACAGTCCTATATTCACacctaaaattagattacaatttcCTGCAATGTTGAATATGGTTATCATGTTGACATCATACCCCTCAGAATTGGTTCTAATCATGTGATGACGCCATTGACGTCATCTGACAGCAgaaagaattttaaaaatccAGGAATAAATTCAGCCTGTTTTCTGGCATTCGCCTGATTGAAACAATAAGTCATTAGTGAAATGTCAGGCGTGGTATGAGAAAAGTGAGTTTCAGAGCAAAATCTGGATTGCACGCTATAGGGCTATTGTAATCCACCTAGTAAACGTGCATATcaccatgtatatgtacatagatCACTAACAACTTTCCATGGAAATAAAACATGGGTTTGTAGTGCATCATGAGGTAACTACACGATATTACACGCATGACATCTCTCCTACGTGAAGTTGAAAGATCTCGAAACAGTCGCTGGCATGACAtacacaaatttgaatattaacacaacaacaacaaacctgGGATATAGCGTTCAAGTATTTTATCTATGACAGACCTATCTCAGACTTTCAGGTAAAATAAATGCAttatattcataaaacaatgaaatattcgTCATAAATAGCTCAATTTCCCTGAAAGAATGGCATCGGTCGACTAACGATGGACGCATGCGCACTTGGACGCAGTCCACGGATATGGACATATCGGAGGTGAGAACTaaagtaaataaacattcatagCACAATGTTTGGCTGCAAAAACTAATATTCACAGTATTTCTTCggtatttttttatcagaaGAAATATTTGTGGACGATCTAATCGGTTGCCACTAGTACTGAGGTTGTGTTACACTGTGCGACATTCCACATTTCATGACAATCTGTACACATTGTTTGTTGAGAGGAgttgatatatatgataaatatgaaaacatcaCTTTGGCTATGTTGATATAACAactgaatataaaataaacagaaaCGAAAAAGATCACTAACGTATCACTTTTAATCAACCGAAAACGTTTTACTGTAGTACTTTCAATCGACGATCTTGACGTCACAGTTTTCGATTCATATCATTGGTTTGTTATGTTCTGCGTCTTGCGTTCTATGACCATGTTTGTCTAGAGGAACTTTTTATGCGTTCACATGGTAACTTTGTTCTGTTTTGGGAAATATTCTAAGTTCGAAGCATTACCATAGTTCGTCAACTTCGCGTTTAGTTTATTAGTTCGAAGCAGTACGATAGATCGTGAACATCGTTTTCAGTTTCAGTCCGTAAAATACAAACTGTTTCAGTATGTTCTCTCAGTTTATTTCGCGTTATGAAGGTTTAAATGAATTGGATATCCACCAGTCTCAGTGTAAGCCTGGTAAGTAGacttaaaattattacaaatactTTGATTTTCTGATTTATAATAATGACAGCACATAGTGTACATTCTAAAGACACAGCGTCTCCACGTACCTACGTAGACCATAGACAATATTGTCTATATTGTCTATGCGTAGACCGGCTTACAGGTATATGCTAATTCTGGTTGTCGCTATCTTTCTTGTACAGAAGATAGGCGGCATTTTCCAAGTCAAACTAAGTGGTTGAAGTGTGTGGACGTTGTGCTCGGGGTACCACGAAAGATGTCGTGTATCTTCAAACGGAACTCTTGGAAAACGTTGTGGTCCGCTGTCAAAAGCAAGTTTCGAACTCCTCAAGACGACGAAGGAGACGGAAGCAACAGTGATAGTAGTCTAAGAGTTAATGGTGGTGGCGATATTGTTGGTGGTTTGATACCTTCTGGTGAGTAAACGAATCTCGTGACTGTCTAAACAAACTTTGAGATCTTCACACACATTCCTTTAACACTTTCGttttcatcaaatgttggaTAATACTAAACCAACTTCCATGATAGTAGAAATATTCCAATGAACTAAATGTTCAGGAAGTTTCGTCATCTGTGCCGATCAAGACGTCTCAGAATGACATTcataatttcttttttcaatttacAGATATAAACCTTGTCCCTTATGACAGTTGGGAAATGGTTGATGTGATTTACAGAGGTAAATTTACCTCTGTacataaagtaaaatatgaagACAAATTTGTGGCGATGAAACACATCAAACTTGGTCATGAGTTGAAACTAAGTGATATTCATAACGAATTGACATTGTTAAGGTGAGTGAACATAAAATATTGCAgatcaatatgtatatcataATCACTGGACGAAAAACATTTCCAATTtattaatgttagtttttatataataattttccactctttgctcaaagcgctttgcaattattacccctggaaCGGAACTTTATAGGCACAGCgtccctttatacttcctcaattcCCTGGAAAGCACTCATACAGTCCATTGCAGCGTATACAAACGCATGTGAATCAAAGAATTCAAATTGccacctctatcctaccaggtccccatttatacaactgggttgactagggCAAAACCCTGAGctgcccaaggactttaaccattcagaaacaatgaggctcaaacctgcaac
It includes:
- the LOC144445311 gene encoding uncharacterized protein LOC144445311, coding for MSCIFKRNSWKTLWSAVKSKFRSPEDEEGDESNNDSSRRANGGGDIVGGLIPSDINLVPYDSWEMVDVIYSGKFTSVHKVKYEDKFVAMKRIKLGHELKLSDIHNELTLLRDITRDGNDKFTHLYGAATDVFTVSIFMTYISGENTLGDVIDDEDLQVDYTARIRLAIQLCQATDYLHNKLGIVHNDIKPYNILVDGDKLMLCDFGYSGCIGSTDNVGNGTMQYMAPEAVLMKCETLQPSLDVWSIAATVIEMFIDDLPWPEIDDDDDIEVIVEHLLKKYHNVHPSGLNQIGGYTLVEILQSCFYVPDMRAGLGEIIPKFEKLILEYEDEID